Proteins from a genomic interval of Macrobrachium nipponense isolate FS-2020 chromosome 28, ASM1510439v2, whole genome shotgun sequence:
- the LOC135201916 gene encoding rapamycin-insensitive companion of mTOR-like, translated as MLLRSGIFQQLLEIVSISNSDMYAKLICTCLDYSIDGINRSIFNKILTGCQESARMYATQFLRTLVRAGADNFAHWGIEMLVGQLNDESRLVALAALDVLDEACDEEEYLESVLNSPPSVLHLGDRGQLLMAKLVSSPRGFRAYHEANFINTLLDKWATTYNYKYVRLMQTALADSLTQHQRGEDGTYGRRSCSKHVVHDVFLLPHLYGSLTQHKEGFSVLMQHDAVKNMVQIAKNANVSTSQDIFELKVAIWAMGHIGLSSDGAGFLSCEGVLPALTHLAATCPVYSVRGTCFHALCLIATTKDGANLLRKFGKIFNVIKKFVCIFIYRIFRHISRSPNSE; from the exons GTTGTTGGAGATTGTCAGTATATCAAACAGTGACATGTATGCTAAGCTTATTTGCACATGTCTTGATTATTCAATAGATGGGATAAATAG AtcaatatttaacaaaattttgACAGGATGTCAGGAATCTGCTCGAATGTATGCCACACAGTTTCTTCGAACGCTGGTTCGTGCGGGTGCTGATAATTTTGCCCATTGGGGCATAGAGATGCTGGTAGGTCAGCTGAATGATGAGAGTCGTCTGGTTGCTCTAGCTGCTCTTGATGTCCTAGATGAAGCCTGTGATGAAGAG GAATATTTAGAATCAGTCTTGAACTCTCCACCTTCTGTTCTTCACCTGGGAGATCGAGGTCAACTGTTAATGGCAAAACTTGTATCTTCTCCTAGAGGCTTTAGAGCATACCATGAAGCCAATTTCATCAATACATTGCTGGACAAATGGGCTACAACTTACAATTACAA GTATGTCCGATTAATGCAAACTGCCCTAGCTGATTCACTGACTCAGCACCAGAGAGGAGAAGATGGTACTTATGGAAGGCGTTCTTGCAGTAAACATGTTGTTCATGATGTATTCCTCTTGCCTCATCTTTATGGTTCTTTGACACAACATAAGGAAGGTTTTTCAGTCTTGATGCAGCATGATGCTGTCAAAAACATGGTTCAG aTTGCTAAAAATGCTAATGTCTCCACTTCGCAAGACATATTTGAACTCAAAGTAGCAATTTGGGCAATGGGCCATATTGGGTTGAGCAGTGATGGGGCAGGATTCCTTAGTTGTGAGGGTGTACTTCCAGCGCTTACTCATCTGGCTGCGACCTGTCCTGTTTATTCAGTCCGTGGGACCTGTTTCCATGCTCTTTGCCTGATTGCAACAACTAAGGATGGAgcaaatttactcagaaaatttGGTAAGATTTTTAATGTCATTAAAAAATTTGTCTGCATATTCatttaccgtatatttcggcatATAAGTCGatcccccaattctgagtaa